GAGGCACACATGTGCGTGGGCCGCCACCATCTCTCTCTAAAAACAACAAAGGCGCATCATCAATAAAATCgagtaaaaacaaaataaaaatgctacatactttttttgttgtttaaaaaaaagaggaaaggaggaaagaaagaaagacggcgcTCCCCTTTTCTGTGTGGCTGAGATCGTGGAAAAGGGCAGGACGACGTTGCACTGGCTGGGCTGGAGTTAGGAACTCGGGTGGTCGGTGACGTTTCTCTGATCAGGTACGGGGTTCACTCcaggagaaaggaaggaaggaggcgCTACACCTTTCCAGGCGATTCGTGGCTGTAAGGCCCGCACACGTGGATGCGACTGCTAGCCACTTCCGAGGCATCGGGTCAGCCCACTTCGTGCGCCATATTCGAACCTCGAAGGAGCTGTTAGGAGCCGCTTCCCACCGGGATCAAGGGGTGGGCAACTTACAGGTCAGCCTGTGCTTCTAGCGCGGTTTTTCGTCTCGAATGTCATCATATGGATGCACATTCACACCGACGACTTGGTCGCCAACTTAGTCGCCAATGTTATAGCGCACTCAGCGTCGCAAATCTTTTTTTAATCAATCGCTCGTTTTCGCAGTTGCAACGCGGCAAAATTGAGAGCCAAAAACAGTCACTTCTCGATCAAAAGCGTTTCCTCGTGACTGTTCGCGACCGGTCGCTTTGTAACTTTGGGTTTGCCAGAACATCTGCGACAACCTTGGTGACGCTACCTCTCTGAGCGTGGCCTCTGCGATGAGCTCCGGCAAcgcgaagctaatcgcggaggctacacTCCGAGTCGCCAGTGTGGATGAACTCTAGTGGTCACAATGGTATTCTTTGTAATGGGCGACGTTGCACGCGGTGCTCCTTCTGTGAAAGGCAAAGCAACCCGCGGCACAGCGCTACTGAAGCGACTGTTTGCGCGACTTCGGTGCAGCCTTGGAAAGTGTAACGTCCTTCAGAGCTTGGAGAAGATTTAAaacaaaaagagggggggggggcagcagccATTGAGATcattcataatcatcatcatcgcccacgagcgggcacacacacacacaaaaagaaggcACGGGGTTTCTTCATCGGGCGGTTCGCTGCGATGTTGCCGCTCGGTGGTTGCACCCCCTTCGGCTAGGGCACGGTCTCTGGCGCCAGCATCAGCCTCGCCATCTTGGCCGGAGGCTGCTGGGCACTCTTCTCTGCAAGCGGAAGTCTCTTGCGCACCTGGAAATAGTCTGCGAAGAGAGAGAGGACGCCTAATAAGAGGCTGCGAAACACCAATCCTGCGCACTTAAATAAGCCAAGCCATACCGGTCTCACACGGGCACTTCGAATCGCGATAACTGCTGATatggattaggctcgatccggatcaagATGAGCGCTATCAGCGCATCGCGATCTGACTTACGTCAGCGCCAAGCTCGATACAGGTTTGTCTGGACCGTGTGGAAGCGACTACtgctgatcgcgatcaagaaatccgatccggacaGGCCGCGATTGCGATCCAAAGTACCCGTGTGGCACCGGCACAACTTCAGATAACTCTATCTGGTATTCACGATAACTTCACAACGTACGCGAGGACGAGAACAAAAATCTGCTATGCTTGACAGCGCGCTTCCACGTCCTCAAGAGCGCCATGGCGgaacttccggtcgccgtcacaCGCGGCAGTCACGCGACCCGAACggaaacgtcacgtatgacgtcactGACGCAGTGGCATGCCGCTGACGTCACTGGTTCTACTAGTAGGGATCCTTGAAAAATAGCAAGAATGGAAGCGGCACGGCGttggttaccccccccccctgacacaGGCTAAGCACTGACATTGGCGGCAAAATGGTGACGTACGATAAATATTGTTGTATCACGTGGTTGTATATTGCACAGTGCTCGGCGAATGTACGGTTAATACTAAAGGggctttctaaaaagacagggcgtgcgaacacggacacaagaaagaagtcacacgacaccacaaacgccgactaacaactgaagagacggcgaaaaagaaagaaggcacgaacaattatctgcgcatgcccatgcaacaggcgaacctatcaatccggcacgcgtggggtctacgtggaagataactgttgcgGCATTTGATTTCGtccttatgcaagttaatcaacagttggctcacgcatgcgctaccactattctcgatatgccatgcctcaatcatcaggagCGTTTCTTCATTCTTATGCCGGcacaaaactgcacattcatcgaattttggcgtgcacttgcactctcgacaatgtaaaaatagattagaaggtgagcctccggttagcgatcgtTCCAATactctctggttaatgcagcggccattctgtcctacgtagaagcggccgcagctgaaagggatcttatacgcCACATTTGTACGGCAGTCAGttaatttgttggtgtgttttacgaaacaaatatcggtcctcTTCTTgtattttactcgctcattcttcctctgcacagcggcacatatcttacctagcttattggcagccgtgaaaacaacattaacgccgtagcTACTTCCCaccttctttagcctgtgagatatgcaatgaatgtacggcatacctacgacacgtttcctcctatcgctttctgcaaccattcttggacttaacataatgaacttctttaaacgttcagcgacagtggccactgcatcacgaagataacctacatctaaacgacgcgtaacctgtgcgttaaagctggcactcatttcGTGCTCGCACGACTGAAGGGGCATCACTTCTGAGGATGCTTGAAACCCCCGACATGTGTCTCAGATAAAGACAGTGAAAACCAATGCTGAATATTCTGAATCTACTGTGCGtaaacaagagagaaaaaaaaaaaaacattcattcAATTGGAAGATGATTTTAAGAATGCTGATAGTGATTGAAGCAACACCCGAGATAACATAACCTCGAGTCATAATTATTTTTTTGACGTGAATCGCGGGTTGCCAGGCGGCACAACGTCGCAGTGACACTACACAAAAGCTTCGACGCCCGTTTAAGGAAAACGCCGTAAAGGCGATTCACAAAACGCACGGTTGTGACATTCCGGTTATTTCTTAATGTGGGGTCTCTAAACAAGACGCATTCATCGAATCTACAATTTCAGCATCGGcgaaaacttctggttaacctccctgcctttcacttaacctctctctctgtactgcgTTCATCGCCAACAACGTGGAACATTTCGCAGTGCGATTCTCGCGCATCTCCTTTCATGTTTCAAACTATACTACGGGGTAAAAATAAGAGCTGGACAGCAGACAAATGGTGGCTCACCAAGGCTTTGTGTACTCTACGACGCGGTGCTCTTACACCAACTAAGTAAAAGGCGATCACTTTAAAATTGCGTTTGCCTGTGAAGGTAGCACACTTCCGCAGACGTGCTGCGAGTGTCGCACGTGCATGCCAACTAATCGGAGCAACCTCAAACGCCGCCGGATTTTCAAGCGAGAGCCACAGAGCTCCACGAAATGGCGTTTCCCTGCCGAACAACCCAGCAACGAGGCGAAGCATCACCCCGGACTCCCCTTGATCGACTTTTCTTCCCTTCTTCCGAGTCCCTGCACTGGTTTCGGTTAGAACAGCCAGCGCCGATTCACtgaaggcaggaaaaaaaaaaaaaaaaaaacatcgacagTGTTGGGCGACTTCTTCCACTCTGTAATCATTCACGTCGATTCGCAAAAAACTTGATCGCGCATGCGCTCAGCGCCGTCACAACTCTTTACCTGTGCTGTAATCTTCCAAAATGTACGCACGCCACCACTCCTGTGTCGTGAACAATTTGGTGAAACCTTCTAAGATGAACACGAAGGAAGAAAGTGAAGGCGCTTACTTGGAAGCCCTGTCTTCACTTTATTCGTCCTTTGTGTGCTACAAGTTTCGTCATGTATCACAACCAAGAAGCCCACGTGTTGCACGGTTCTTCCGGTCCCGTAGTTCCACGAATTGGGCAGCCGGTTACGGGACCTTTCCTCTCTTGCCGTACTTCAAAGATTACGCTACTACCTCGCGGCGTTGAGCGGGGCATGTGTGAAAATATGTTCTAATCAACACACGTTTTCAGGAGTGAACCGTTTCTGTTCTTAGCGATAAGAATTCGCTTGCTTAAGTTCCTTACACAGCGTTGGCCACATGATGGCGATGACGtagagcagaaaggacgcacgcgACGGTACTGCTGTCGTGGAGGCACTACGAAGACGAGGATTGGAAGCACGCGACGAATGACCAGGAGTGACGTTTCTTTCTGATGCCGATCATGTCGCAAAAAACTGCGGAAAAGACGAGCGGTGCTGCAGAACGTTTAGCTGCTGACGTTCGGAGCTTCCAAGTCTGACACTGTCGCGAATCCGTGCTTTCGGCGAGCAGGAAATACCGCTTTCGAAGCACAACGCAGCGCACGGTTTGAGTAAGCGTGCAAGTCCTGTTGGAATACACCGTGCCGATAAGCCGACAAAATGCACGACACCACGATGAGATGAGGCGGGAACGTCGCGGTTTGCATCTTTTCTGGCTAACCATCTCAAGGTAAGAGTCACCTTTTAAGCATTGTACGGAGGTGGCTTAATCAAGTCAAACTTATTTTTCTCGCCATGCTAGCCAGTAAATATAGCGCTGGCCTGTTAAGCCGATTTGGCGCGTGATATTATCAAGGGGAATAAATACACCAAATGTCGTGAAAAGTAAGAAAATACTTAAATCTTATCTTTACACAAATCGGATTGTGGAGAGCTTTACCCGTAAATCACAAGACCGCAGGAAATAGGTTTTTTAACGACCGTAAACCGAAACGTTTTTTTTAACTACCGTAACCCGAAacgtaaagctttttttttttttagaagactGCGGTTATCGATGTCGTTTGAAGCCCAACACGCACCCATATAGCTAAGCAATACGCATTGGATTACAAGTAAGTCGTCAGTTCGAAAAGCTGCAAACGATCCTTTGTCAACTTGATTACCGACTGTACCATTCATTGCTTTCGAGTAATTAAACGTGTACGCGCGTCCACGCACAGAGCGGCGGAACAGcgaaaaacgaaagaaatgaCACCGCCGCCTCCTAGGCCGCATCATCCGCGAGCGCGGGCAAAGACCCCGCAGTTGACCGCGATCAGGCAAGAAGCGCAATCTAGCAACATTGTGCGAGGCGCTTTCAATCAGCTCCGGGAGACGGCGCCACTCCACACAACCCTCGTACGCCGTTGTCGCTTTAAACAGCTCGCAACCGACCCACGCCCCATTCCGGAAGagtaatattgctttttttttcatgagggcTTGACCGCAATTTAAGCGCATAAATTCGGTATACAGGCGCAACGTTACGCACGAGAGCAACAACACGCGCAGTAGCTGAATCACGAGCGACGTAGCACAACGTCACCGGAGACCACTCAAAGCGGCCGATTGCCCCAACGTTCGGCTGTCCCGTCTACGCCATTTGCGATGCGTGGAAGCTGGCCGTAGGGGCGGCTAAGCCTAACTCCAAGAGCCAAATCCGCTTCGAACACGGCAACAACAGCGCGATCGCCGTCGAACGGGCGCATTTTTTTGTCTCACAACGAGCGTCCACCCCGTTCGCGGTGTCGACAAACTCACCGGAGATGAGGCGTTGCCTAGCGTTGGAAACTGGTCGCTGGGGTCGCTGCGCTATCGCAGCAGGCTCGGCGTCCTCTGTTTCCGAAGCAACGACGGCGTCCCCTGCTTCCGACGCGCGGCTGGCAGCAGCCGCGGCTCGGTCTCCGACGCTCTGCCATTCGAATCGGCCGGGCAGGGGCGTCTCCGTGCTCAGATCGAAGTTGTAAGCTTCGGCGAAACGAGCGAAGCGGGCACGCTTCTCTTCTTCCAGGTCCCGCTGGAGCTGCTCGTGGTCGACTTCGTCGAAGAGGCATCGCCTGGCCGTTCGCGCGGTGGCCGCCGACCGCAACACGGGCATCGCACGTAGGAAAGTCCGCGACATGGACATCTGACGCAGGTTGACAGCCACCGTGCCTGACATGGTCCAACGGAGTGACGCAACGCGCGGGCACCTTCGGTCTCCTACTACTGCCTACCTACGAATATCTCCAACACCAACGACGGAGCGCGACGCTGACGGAGAGCAGCCACAGGAGAACCCCTCTCTCTTTTTGCGCTCTCGTTTCTCTCTCGGCCGCCGCTGCCGTCTCTGGCGCCACGGTCGCAGTGCGAGGAGCTGCCCACTCTCCAAAAAAAGTAGTTTCTCTGCGAAACAGCCTTGGGCGCTTTTGCGCTCTCTCAACGAGTTCTTGCAAGTTCAGGACTTCCAACTAAAGCACAACTCGAGAAACGATCCCGGCGACAAAGAGAATTCCGGTTGTCGGAAGAGAACGCGATTGCTGCGCGTGCGCATCACCGTTTAATCCAAGAGGCGTGCCATAACAAATAAGTCAGTGGGGAGGGAGGGTGATATCGTGCGCGTTATATCGACACCACCGGGTTTTTGATTCCCTATGGCATTGAGCAAGGCTGCGTTGTTGCGCAATTCAGCGGTGGTGTTCGTGCATGCCACGTCTACCATATTCATAGACCATAGATAAGTAAGTATTGCCCCTAATGTAACTCAGCGCAGAACCTCCACCCGTCGAAGCGTCTGCGAATTGATTTGACACCTGTTTTATTCCTTGTTTGAAAGGTTAGAAAACGCAAAGACTGCGAAATATGGAGAACGGATGTTCTCATGCGATTAAAGTACCACCACTTTGGGGATAtcttcattggtttatttcagtTTACATacatcttttttgtttctttttgtttatttatagCCACTTTGGTTGGAGGCGTAGCTTCCGCATACATTGTGTACACTGTAGGCACAGCGTATAATGTATTGTCAATGAGTTCTTTGAAAATTTTGCAAAATGAAACTTTACCCcacccctaatggggaaccctgcgaacCGCCACTATATATTGTATCGTGAAGAACTCTCGTTTTGAAGTGGAGCCTGTAAAAAATtaggttgttttgtgtttcacgTTTAAACCTTATACTGAACCGATATCTGTGCGAGTTATGCATATCTCACGAAACCAACCAGTCTTGCACACGGTGGTGCAGCCAATCCGTTCCACGTACGGTAAACCTTGCCAGAGCCGGTTAATAAACCGCGTCTTCTTTTGCGGAGAGCCTACGTAACCAGATCTTCCGGGTTTTGTACATGTCGTTATTCATGCAAGGGTTGTCTGAAACACACGCTCCCTTTGAATGCGGAAGCTGCAACGTTAGCACTTCGCCAACGTGAATTCCGTCCTTCGCATCTTTGTTCtttcatttttgctttttttttttgtccgccaTGCTACTGCTAAACTCGGCTCACGGAAGTGTATAGCtggtctctttcttctctttcgtttACGAGGTATTCAATGcactattttattattatttttacgccTTGCATGTATATGTGCACGCGCGAACGTACATAAAACGGAGTAGGATCCCCTCTGCACGTCGAAATAACATGATGGCTACGCCCCACTACAGCCCTGTACATAATTAAAAACCTTCTCACTGCTCATTCTTGCATAAATGGATGTGCTCATTGCCCGGACAAACAACACCTTAATTATACAGAAGATGATAACCACGAAAACACACAAACCATTTAAACCAAACCACGCGAACAAACCAATGTGCGCGTGCACTGGTTGAAGTTCGTGTGAAAATTCAATGAAAACATCACTCTGCGTTATACACACGAATGTCGTGTAATATTGTTCTTGGCTGCACGAGTTAAGGACTGCGTTGTAACTGCCTGACCGAAGACAACTTAAAGACATAACTAGTTACAAGCAACGCATACAAAATGTACCGTAAGAATGAGCTGCAATTAAGCGCAACTTACAAGCGCGAGAATTagcagttaataataatatctgaggcggttcacgccccaaaaccacaatatgatttatgagggacgccgtactggagggctccggaaatttcgaccacctggggttcttcaacgtgcacctgaatctaagtacacgagcctcaaacattttggcctccatcgaaaatgcagccgctgcggccgggattcgataccgcgaccttcgggtcagcagtcgagcgccgtaaccacttgaccaccgtggcggggcgagaatTAGCAGTTGACGACAAAGACGCAAAATTCCGCAACTTTACAATAAAAGGACATGGATGTTGTGATCGACGTTCAGTGGTCAGCGGAACCATGTGAATAGCAATAAGTATTGGCTTGCTGAATTATACACGAACAAGCACCCCCCTTCCCCTCATTATGTGCACATGCAGCTGTAAATAAGAGATATTATGCACGCCTATAGCACGCGCGTTGGAATCCATGGGAGATGAAGCTTCAATGCAACTGCACATGATGAAATGTTTGTATGACAAGATAAGCCGAAATGGAAACCACCGATACTATAGCAGGACGCGGGCGGTGCATGCGTGACGCTACCCGAGGGAGGAACGATTGGTGTTACATAAAAGGATGACGCACTACAGAGAACGCTCAGTATACATTCCACGAGTTTGAGATCCTTGAGGTGGCGAAGATGAGGCGGGTGCTCTCTTTACGttaaaaagaaatgttttgttttagACTCGCACGAAAGAAGCAAGCTGCTGGCAGGGTCAATGAATTCTTCAAGGTCGCAGTCCCGTCACACGTTTATCGCCGTTTCCTTTGCTATTTTTATATCGTGTAACgatcttgttttaatgaacattCAGCATAAACTTCTGCTGTTCTTTCGCGCATGCGGAAATATGCTCGTCGTGTgattccttttatttattttttttttttttgtcatttgtgGGGGAGCGCTTGTATTGTCAGCGTCTGTGTATATCCGTCTCGCGTGTTGCACGCTTTTAACCTTTTGAGTTGAATGTCGGGCATCGACATAGCGAGTGTATGCAGGCATTCGCATTTTACGCATTTCGGGCGCACAGAGCCGCGATGAAGACGGTGTGTATGTTTATGTAAAAGAAAAGTCAGTATCGAGTTCTCGTGTATCGAGAAGCCTGCTCTGTCCTCTCTCGAGATGATACAGGGGCAGTGCTTTTATTCGCGGATCACCTCGGGGTGACGGCACTGCGATCACTAGTAACTGACGGGGCTTAACATCCCAAAAGCGCGATGCCAGGGACGCCGTACAGTGggggcctccggaaatttcgaccgtctgggcctcttaaacgtgcacctaaactatAAGTACACTggccattttcgcctccatcgaaagtgcggcctccgcggccggcattcgataccgctaccttcgggtcagcagtcgagcactacgATCACTGTTGCAAATGATGTAGAGATTTAtacacccccccgccccccaccctttccaaaaaaaaaaaaacctctccccaaaaaattacccccccccctcccctagagAAATTATCCCACACAAAACCACCCTCTCCCCTCTTACAGACAAGCACTcatacacgcccccccccccccccccccccccgtccctcctTTCCAAGgtaaaaggaaaagagaaaaacctCTGAAATCATGGGAGGTGGTCCggacacaccccccccccctccctcctgagATTTATCTTTCAGACGACGTATTTGAATAGCTTGACAGCTAAGTACAGCGCATTCTGTACAAACCAACTCTGAAATATGAAGCCCTCCTAAAGAGCAGAAACGAAGTTGAAAAGTGCGAGCTCCTTCTCCTTTCGAAACGCACTGTAGCACGAGCTTTCTCAAATGCCACGCGATACTTCCGACGTGCCGCAAATGCTTGCTATGTCGAGCTTTGAAATTGCAAGGTAATAAGCAATCGCCTGTCATCTACCGTGATTTATTTAGGTGGATTTCGTGGAAGCCATTGACGATGAAGTATATATCCGATCGCTCGAATATgatttattaagaaaaaaaaaatcaccggtAAACATCAAAATCTTTTGCAAGAAACTTTACAGGGCCAAATCGTGGGAGGCTATTTCTAACATGCAAATAgagctgaagttaaagaaaagcCGCACCTTTACGCGTTACTCAAAAAAACAGCGCTATAGAGTTTTCATTTGATGGTTTAAACTGATTAAAAATTTTCTCAGTGCGTGCGCCGCGATTTCATTTTTAGGCTCTCTAAAAATATTGAAAGCCAATAAAGCTGAGGACTATGCTGGTCGAATGAATACATTCATTTCCTGGGTGGTCATAACTCATATTGTaaagaatatttttttattcGAGATTATGTTAcgcctgtttattttgtagtgtgcGCCTGCGTTCGATATGTCTGCCGTTCGACCTGCTTCCGAGAAGACTCAATAGCACAATTCAATTACGTAAGGTGTGTACCCATGATcgtctttttttaaatttcgtttctgtactttatttttattttatgttataataaaaaaatgctaTATTTATAAAGACACAGTGGTCGTCATGGCAAGATGTGCACCCCTCGTAGTGAACGTTCTAGATTTACGCCACTGAATGCGCCGCTAGGGGTTTGCTTCCcatcgatgggggcgaaatgcaaagaacacccgtgtacttagatttaggtgcacgtcaaagaacccaaggtggtcagaCGCCCCCCAGCTATGACGTGTCTTACGATCGTATCGCGGTACTGACGCGTAAGCTCccgtaattttattttattttatttttttagcagTGACGTACACTCGACGCCAAAATTTGAGAGACCACGAGACACACAAGCAAAAGCTGAATATTTTCTCTGCTTCGGCGGGCAGCTGCGAATTTATATTTGCGGCCGGTTCTAAAAGCGTGCTCGCAACATGtgctgtgcagttcgaccgattATACAGACACAAATTGCTAGGAAAAGCAGTTTTCTCAGGTCTATATTGCaccctaaacttttgacgccggcTGTACAACGCGTTTTGCTTCGTGAAGGTGTGAGTGGTCGTGCATCTCTGTGTGTGTTTAGCTACGATTCTGCCGAGCTCGGTTCGTCTTGCCGCAGCAGAGTTTGCCGAGCACCCCGAAGTATTCgtggaaagagggagagagatcCTGGAAACGGCCGCCGCCCAGGCCTTGTGACGCCCTCGTCTGCCGCGCATGTCTCTACACGTTCTTCGACAGCTCATCCGATCTCCCACGCCGCGTAAAATATACGAGCGCCTGTCGACGGCATTGACCGACAGTCAACACAAATTGAAAGGTTAAAATAGGGCGAGACATATACGAGACGGATATACATTGACACTGACAATACAAGCGCActctgagaaaaaagaaaagtcctttgacttcttctttttttttttttttgagttctCGCTTGCCATGTATAAtgttctctctctatatatagaggcacgtgaactctctttgccGAGGAGTCGTGGGTCCCACAAGAGAGTTAAATTAGCGTGTCTCTTTACGGGGGTTGAAGTACTGATTCGTAAGATTAATAAAtccaaaaaaaagtaattgattccATCACTCATTACCGCAAGACGTAATTTATTTACATTAATTCAGTTACTGCAGTTTTATTACTACTAAGCATGCTTTTAACTGACacatcaaaagaaaaacgaatatCCCGCCGCCCCATGCGCGAACGAGCAGCTCATTATCGAGCTGAATTTGGACAAAAACGCCATCGTTACACgggataaaataaataaataataataatatctggggtcgaacgtcccaaaaccacggttatgagagacgccgtagtggagggctccggaaatttcgcccacctggggttctttaacgtgcacttgcgGGATAAAGAAAGGAGAACGAAGTGATAAACATATAACAAGACCGCGACCTTGAAGAAGGATTCGAGCAGTTTCTTGTTTCTTCGCAaattaaaacatttatttttttaataaaagTTAATCAGCGCTAATTTTTGCAAGAACGACACAGAaagacatgacaggacgggcgctgcaGTGTACTGCAAAGTTATTGAAAACATACGCACGCTAGACTCGACAACAATTAAGATCCTGGGCGCATGCGCATTCATCGCAGTAGATTAATGAAAGTAAATCCAACAAACGCACATTGCTAAGTAGGCGATAAACACTTATGTGCattcgcgtaagacgactcgaaggcgaaagccatattcttcatCCTTTTCTCAGCTGATGTAAATATTGGATGTTGGACGACACCTGGATGACGtcaaatggtgacgtcatcacgtgatgatgattttttgcatcgctcgtgttgacttTTTTGCG
The nucleotide sequence above comes from Rhipicephalus sanguineus isolate Rsan-2018 chromosome 8, BIME_Rsan_1.4, whole genome shotgun sequence. Encoded proteins:
- the LOC119401315 gene encoding cyclin-dependent kinase inhibitor 1B; its protein translation is MSGTVAVNLRQMSMSRTFLRAMPVLRSAATARTARRCLFDEVDHEQLQRDLEEEKRARFARFAEAYNFDLSTETPLPGRFEWQSVGDRAAAAASRASEAGDAVVASETEDAEPAAIAQRPQRPVSNARQRLISDYFQVRKRLPLAEKSAQQPPAKMARLMLAPETVP